In a single window of the Streptomyces sp. NBC_00285 genome:
- a CDS encoding LOG family protein, which yields MQTSPAHAAHHDDHEIETLEEFDAVVQARGTLCGFRVQSVDLTDRTRELLATDTTGAVFLGCPMRENAAGKIRADGALVFPPVPDLPFDPYRGLLYSPDELFDGLEKGYEQTPDALAYAWFQRTKADGDIYASMLRSVHDDAISDALDELLRGTRVVGVMGGHAMARGTREYAGAARLGRELTRAGLTVATGGGPGAMEAANLGAHAAPFEDSMLDEACELLATAPSFTPSITDWARAAFEVRTRWPRGGRSVGIPTWFYGHEPPNAFASHIAKYFANATREDGLLARSNAGVVFLPGAAGTVQEIFDNATPNYYESRGEPTPMVLVNRAHWTERLPTWPLLKALARERSMEARIALVDRIEDAPEALKRLTS from the coding sequence GTGCAGACGAGCCCCGCCCATGCGGCACACCACGACGACCATGAGATCGAGACGCTGGAGGAGTTCGACGCGGTCGTCCAGGCCCGCGGCACCCTCTGCGGATTCCGCGTCCAGTCCGTCGATCTGACGGACCGGACAAGGGAGTTGCTGGCCACCGACACCACGGGCGCGGTCTTCCTCGGCTGCCCGATGCGGGAGAACGCGGCCGGAAAGATCCGCGCGGACGGCGCCCTGGTCTTCCCGCCCGTCCCGGACCTGCCCTTCGATCCGTACCGCGGCCTGCTCTACTCCCCCGACGAGTTGTTCGACGGGCTGGAGAAGGGATACGAACAGACCCCCGACGCCCTCGCGTACGCCTGGTTCCAGCGCACCAAGGCCGACGGCGACATATACGCGTCGATGCTGCGCTCCGTCCACGACGATGCCATCTCGGACGCCCTGGACGAACTCCTGCGCGGCACACGGGTCGTGGGAGTCATGGGCGGCCACGCGATGGCCCGCGGCACCCGGGAGTACGCCGGCGCGGCCCGCCTCGGCCGCGAACTGACCCGCGCCGGGCTCACGGTGGCCACCGGCGGCGGGCCGGGCGCGATGGAGGCGGCCAACCTCGGCGCCCACGCGGCCCCCTTCGAGGACTCCATGCTCGACGAGGCGTGCGAACTCCTCGCCACGGCACCGTCGTTCACGCCCTCCATCACCGACTGGGCGCGCGCCGCCTTCGAGGTCCGCACCCGCTGGCCCCGGGGCGGTCGATCCGTCGGCATCCCCACCTGGTTCTACGGCCACGAGCCGCCGAACGCCTTCGCCTCGCACATCGCGAAGTACTTCGCCAACGCCACCCGCGAGGACGGCCTGCTGGCCCGCTCCAACGCGGGCGTGGTCTTCCTGCCGGGCGCCGCCGGGACCGTGCAGGAGATCTTCGACAACGCGACGCCCAACTACTACGAGTCGCGCGGCGAGCCCACGCCGATGGTGCTCGTGAACCGTGCGCACTGGACGGAGCGGCTGCCCACCTGGCCGCTGCTGAAGGCGCTCGCGCGGGAGCGTTCGATGGAGGCCCGAATCGCCCTGGTTGACCGGATCGAGGACGCTCCGGAGGCACTGAAACGTCTCACATCTTAA
- a CDS encoding VOC family protein, whose translation MTSPTYQQMIFVNLPVNDLDVSKKFFTELGYSINPQFTNDDAASVVISDTIYAMLLTKPYYATFTKKEIADTAKTSEVMVALSAESRAQVDELVDKALAVGGTPSGATQDHGFMYGRSFDDPDGHTWEVVWMDPAVIQS comes from the coding sequence ATGACCTCGCCGACCTACCAGCAGATGATCTTCGTGAACCTGCCCGTGAACGACCTCGACGTATCGAAGAAGTTCTTCACGGAGCTCGGGTACTCGATCAACCCGCAGTTCACCAACGACGACGCGGCCTCCGTCGTCATCAGCGACACCATCTACGCGATGCTGCTCACCAAGCCGTACTACGCGACCTTCACCAAGAAGGAGATCGCGGACACCGCGAAGACCAGCGAGGTCATGGTCGCGCTCAGCGCGGAAAGCCGCGCGCAGGTCGACGAGTTGGTCGACAAGGCACTCGCCGTGGGCGGTACCCCGTCCGGCGCGACCCAGGACCACGGCTTCATGTACGGCCGCTCCTTCGACGACCCCGACGGTCACACCTGGGAGGTCGTGTGGATGGACCCGGCCGTGATCCAGAGCTGA